One genomic region from Bufo bufo chromosome 3, aBufBuf1.1, whole genome shotgun sequence encodes:
- the ZBTB20 gene encoding zinc finger and BTB domain-containing protein 20 has translation MTERIHSINLHNFSNSVLETLNEQRNRGHFCDVTVRIHGSMLRAHRCVLAAGSPFFQDKLLLGYSDIEIPSVVSVHAVQKLIDFMYSGVLRVSQSEALQILTAASILQIKTVIDECTRIVSQNVGGVYPLIQDSGQETPRGTPESGTSGQSSDTESGFMRNHRQHSVDRIYSALYTCSMQNGSGERSFYSGALVSHHETALGLPRQHHMEEPSWITRIHQRSQRMERFLTNTPETTHCRKQPRPVRIQTMMGNIHIKQEVDDDYDYYGQQRSQALERNESEECTEDTDQAEGTESEPKGESFDSGVSSSIGTEPDSMEQQFMPGLVRDGQQDPSQAESNNLSTECVENQNQQHLDTSSSSPERSNTVDMDSTVLSVSNSTEKGVLQTSVSQSIAQALPTTQLYLRQTETLTSNLRMPLTLTSNTQVIGTAGNTYLPTLFTTQAAGTGPKPFLFSLPQPLAAQQTQFVTVPQASLSSFPSQIQNQSSQGGHSTGSSQGEKKPYECTLCNKTFTAKQNYVKHMFVHTGEKPHQCSICWRSFSLKDYLIKHMVTHTGVRAYQCSICNKRFTQKSSLNVHMRLHRGEKSYECYICKKKFSHKTLLERHVALHSATNGTASIPVPVPPSNSAPGSVQAPATTPGQGLPPAPSMPPAPVLPPTPVLASAPVLAPTPALVPAPILVSALAPAPSLAAPPTAAPTPSPVLVPRPGPPNGATTVCSEGTTYVCSVCPAKFDQIEQFNDHMRMHVSDG, from the exons ATGACAGAGCGCATTCATAGTATCAACCTTCACAACTTCAGCAATTCTGTGCTCGAGACGCTTAACGAGCAGCGCAACCGTGGCCACTTTTGTGACGTGACGGTGCGAATCCACGGAAGCATGCTGCGGGCCCACCGCTGCGTGCTGGCCGCTGGCAGCCCATTCTTCCAGGACAAACTGCTGCTAGGGTACAGTGACATCGAAATCCCATCAGTGGTGTCTGTCCATGCAGTGCAGAAGCTCATTGACTTCATGTACAGTGGGGTACTACGGGTCTCCCAGTCTGAGGCCCTTCAGATCCTGACTGCCGCAAGCATCCTACAGATAAAAACCGTCATTGATGAATGCACGAGAATTGTTTCACAAAATGTAGGTGGGGTGTACCCTCTAATACAGGACTCTGGCCAAGAGACACCCAGGGGCACTCCAGAATCGGGTACCTCTGGGCAGAGCAGCGacacagaatctggcttcatgaggAACCACCGTCAGCACAGTGTAGACAGGATCTACTCTGCCTTATATACATGTTCCATGCAAAATGGCAGTGGGGAACGTTCCTTTTATAGCGGAGCTCTGGTGAGCCACCACGAGACTGCCTTAGGGCTACCTAGACAGCATCATATGGAGGAACCTAGCTGGATCACACGCATACATCAGCGATCTCAGCGGATGGAGAGGTTTCTAACCAATACACCAGAAACCACCCACTGCCGGAAGCAACCACGTCCTGTACGTATTCAGACAATGATGGGAAATATACACATAAAACAAGAGGTGGACGATGACTATGACTACTATGGACAACAGAGGTCACAGGCCCTGGAACGCAATGAGTCGGAAGAGTGCACTGAAGACACCGATCAAGCCGAAGGCACAGAAAGCGAACCCAAAGGGGAGAGTTTTGACTCTGGAGTAAGTTCATCTATCGGCACAGAGCCGGACTCCATGGAGCAACAGTTCATGCCTGGCCTCGTAAGAGATGGGCAGCAAGATCCTTCCCAAGCAGAGTCAAATAACTTGTCCACCGAATGCGTAGAAAACCAGAACCAACAGCACTTAGATACCAGCTCTTCCTCCCCTGAGAGGAGCAATACAGTTGACATGGACAGCACAGTGCTCAGTGTTAGCAATAGCACCGAAAAGGGGGTCCTACAGACTTCTGTCTCCCAGTCAATTGCGCAAGCTTTGCCAACCACTCAACTCTACTTACGTCAGACAGAAACACTCACCAGCAACCTGAGAATGCCACTAACCCTGACCAGTAATACCCAGGTCATTGGAACAGCTGGCAATACCTATCTTCCGACCCTCTTCACTACGCAGGCAGCGGGGACTGGTCCAAAGCCTTTCCTCTTTAGTCTGCCACAACCTCTGGCTGCTCAGCAAACTCAGTTTGTGACGGTTCCCCAAGCTAGTTTGTCTTCATTTCCTTCCCAAATTCAAAACCAATCATCCCAAGGTGGACACAGCACAGGCAGCAGCCAAGGAGAAAAAAAGCCTTACGAGTGCACCCTCTGCAACAAAACGTTCACCGCCAAACAGAATTACGTGAAGCACATGTTTGTACATACAG GAGAGAAGCCGCACCAGTGTAGCATCTGCTGGAGATCTTTTTCTTTAAAGGATTACCTAATCAAACACATGGTGACGCACACCGGCGTGAGAGCGTACCAGTGCAGCATCTGCAACAAGCGCTTCACCCAAAAGAGCTCCCTCAACGTGCACATGCGCTTGCACCGCGGAGAGAAATCTTACGAGTGCTACATCTGCAAAAAGAAGTTCTCTCACAAGACGCTGCTGGAGAGGCACGTGGCTCTTCACAGCGCCACCAACGGCACTGCCAGCATCCCAGTACCCGTTCCACCTTCAAACTCAGCTCCAGGATCAGTTCAAGCTCCTGCCACCACCCCAGGACAAGGATTGCctccagctcccagcatgcctccAGCACCGGTCTTGCCTCCTACTCCGGTCTTGGCATCTGCTCCAGTTTTGGCTCCAACTCCAGCCTTAGTTCCAGCTCCAATTTTGGTCTCTGCCTTAGCACCGGCCCCATCACTGGCTGCACCCCCTACCGCTGCTCCAACACCTAGTCCAGTTCTAGTCCCTCGCCCCGGGCCACCCAACGGCGCAACCACAGTATGCTCTGAGGGCACAACGTACGTTTGCTCAGTGTGCCCGGCTAAGTTTGACCAAATCGAGCAATTTAACGACCACATGAGAATGCACGTTTCAGACGGATAA